CAAGCACTTTTTCCATGTTGGCGAGAGCGCCTCGCACGAAGCGGCCCGCCAGGTCCAACCGCGCGGAGTCGTCCAGATACGCCTTGACTTGGGCCACGATGACCGCTCCGGCGTTGAGGTGTTCCCGGGGATAGTAGCTTCCCTGATAGTAGCCGTGGTGGTTGAAGAAGTGCAGGATCAGCTGGGTCTGCGTGGCAAATTCGAGGAAGCGTTTGTTCAGGGTCACTTCCCCGAAGACGAGAATTTCGTCGGTGGTCTCCACGGGCACGAACCGTCGTCCGGCGTCGCCCTCCACGACAATGGTGTTGTCCTTGCGCTTCAGTTCTCCGGAGGAAAGAAGATAGAGCGTGCGTCCCATGAAGTCCCTTCCTTCCTGATGCTCTGGCCGGTTCCGTTTTTCAGCTCCAGCACCATTCGGCATAGGCGCAGGATCGACAATAGGAACATCGCTTTCGCGGCGGGGGATCTTGGACCTCCGCGATGGCGGCGATGGCCGTGTAGAGTTCGTCCAACCGCCGACGAAGGGGGTCGTCCAGGAGCACCTCCTCTCGGCGCCGTTCCTTCGGAAAGAGCAGCAGTCCCTTGGCGTGTTGCCCCTGTTTTTCCAGTTCATAAAGGTAATGGCCCAGTTGGAGCCGGGCTGCGTCGAGACTGCGGGAGCTTTTCTTCACCTCCGCCACCACCAGGGCGCCGCCCTCCTCCCGGAGGATGTCGAAGCGGTTATCCCCGAAAACGATGTCGTGGCGGTCTCGGACGTAGGTCTCTCGGTCGTTCAGGCGCCCCAAGCGGAGCAGTTCGTCCCGTCGGTCCGGCTCCACTCCCCGGGCCATGAGCCACACTTGGCGAGAACAGATGGCGGCATACCAGACCAGGGTGCCGCCGATGCGAGGGGGTTCGGAATAGCTCACAAGGGTGGTCATAGGTCAGGCCAATCCTCGTCGCGCCGGGTTTCGGCCACCCGGAACCCGGCGCGGCCATAGGGATGGGCGCGTTCCTCTTCCCAGGTCGCCCAGGTGCGGCACTCCGAGCGCGGCAGAAGCACCGCGTCTTCCGATAGGGTCTCCAGGAGTGTCGGTGTCTCGCCCCAGAAATTGCTGCCCAGCGCGGTTTCCCAGCGACGAAGCTCCTCCCGGGATACCTGGATGGCCCATTGGCGGAGGCGCCTTGCCAGGTAGCGTCTTCGGTCCAGGGTCTCCAGACCTTTGTCCAGGGTCTCCAGCTCTGTCAGATCCTGTCGGGGGCGACCGTTTCTCTCCACGTAGACCGTCACCAGGTCCTCCTGCCGGCGCTCTTCGTAAAGGTCCGGCAGGCAGTCCCACGTTCCCTCCTGGATGCCGGACCACAAGTCGCCTTGCTTGATGTTTTCCGCAACCCCGTCGAAGTAGTGTTGCACCCGTTCCGGCATTTCCGGTTCGTCGAACCGCTGATCCGACAGGGTCGTCTGATTTCCCCCCAGAAAATGTCGGCTGTGCCCCAGCAGGATGGGGGAGTAGACGAAGGAGGAGAAGGATTTTCCTCTGTCGTTCTCCAGTTCCGCGATCAGAACGGTTCCGACGAAATCGGGACGAGCGTGGCGGTTGCATCGTCCCGCCACCTGAACGATGGAATCCAACGGTCCCAGATCCCGAAAGACCCAGTGGAAGTCCAGGTCCACCCCCGCTTCCACTACCTGGGTGGCCACCAGGAGACGAGGGGTACCCGCCCGTTCCATCCGTCGCAGGATGCGCAGCGTGAGGGCTCGGTGTGCCGGGGTCATCCAACGGGACAGGAATAAGACTTTGCGCTTCTGGGGTTTTCCGTCCTTTTCTGCGGGAGCCCGGTGTTCCTCCAAGGATCGGATCAAGTCGTAGGCCGCCAAGGCGCTTTTCTTGGTGTTGCACACCACAAGCCCTGAGGAGGCGGGATCGTCCAGAAAACCCTCCAACAGGTGGGGCAAGTCCTCGATGGAGCGTTTCCCTCCGAAGACGCGGTAACGGTGTCGCAGGGCCGGGAGGGTGTGTCGGTGCTTCGGCGCCAGTTCCACCGCCCCCGGAACGATGCGGGGCTGGGTGGCGGTGAGGAGGAGGAAGGTGGTGTGCTGTTTTTCCACCAGAAGCTCCATGACCTTGCCGAAATCTCCCCAGAGTTGGGGAGGAATGCTCTGCACCTCGTCCAGGATTACCACGGCGTGTGCCAGACGATGGAAGTCCATGGCTCCGTTGGCGCGGCGGTCGAAGAGGGCCTCCCAGAGGTGGGCGAAGGTGGTCACCGTCACCGGAGCGTTCCAATAGCGGAAACTGGAGAGCATCCGGCGCAGGGGACTCCCTTCGTCCTCCGAATCGACCTTCCTGTCTTGACGGGGTCTCTTGGTTTCCAGAAGGCTGTGGTCCTCCTGCACCGCCTCGGGTCCGTAAAGCCCCCGGGCCACGGCGGCGTTCTGCTCCACGATGGCGATGAAGGGAAGGGCGTAAACCAGGTTGGCTGCCCCGATCCGCTGAGCATAGGCGAGGGCGATGTCCAGGCCGATGCGGGTCTTGCCGGCACCGGTGGGCAGGGAGAGGGAGTAGATTCCAGGCCCCTTGAAGGTTTGGGTGGCCTGTTCGAGGCAGTCCCGGTGGGTCTCCCGCCGCCACTGGTCCAGTTCCCGCCGCGGTTCGGGGAGAGGGATTGTGGTGGGAGCCAGGGGAAGGGATTCCAGGGAGCGTACCCCCAGGGCGTCCATCCGGTCCGCGGTCACCAACAGGGAGAGGAGCATGCGGTAACGGAGCCATTCGCTCTCCAGATCTTCGCCGCCTTCCAGGAGTAGCTTTTTTTTAAATGCTGCGGCTGCCTTTTCGGGCAAGGAGAAAGGCCACGGTCTGGAGGAGTGTCCAAGAGTTTCTTCTATTTTTCGGGTTAGCGTTCTAAGGTTTGCGGAGGCAAGCTGATTTGTCCAGTAAGTCTCTGCGCCCTCTCGGGGATGCGTCCGGGTATGGTGGCACCGGATCGCTTCCAAGGAAGAGACGTCCTTCTCGTTTCCCTCTAGGAGCAGGGTCAGCAGAAACCATGTCGAAGGCTCCGCGTGGGGAATGCCTTTCCCCATGCCTCGCAAGTATGCCTGGAAGTGTCGATGGATCTTGCCCAGGTCGTGCACAAGGCAAAGCCGCCGGAGCGACCGTGCCTCCACCTCGCCGCCCTGGCGGAGGCGGAGCGCCTCCGCCAGGGCGGCGGTGCCTTCTAGGTGTTCCGCCAGAGGGCGGCCGGGGTGGCTCCAGATGTCACCAGGGAGGGAAGAAAGCCACGATGTCAGATCCGCATCGGGCCACATCGGCTTTGCCCCTTTCCTTCAGTACCAAAGCTTGGTCGGGATGGGGGGAGAAGTATACGGACAGACTGTCCGCAAGACCCCGTTCCCGGGTCATCCGGTAGGGCAGGATCTCCCGAAAGGCACCCCCCGAGGCGAGCACGTCGAAGACCAGATCTTCCGCCTCCGGCACCACCGAGGACACCTGCACGGGACCGGTGGGTAGATCCTCCTTGGGCCATCGCCCGATCCAGCGCAGGTCCCCCAGGGCGTAGGCCACTCCCAGGTAGGGGGTGTAGCGGAATCCCCCTCGGGAGAGGATCTCCTCCAGCGGTTCCTCCAAAGGGCCCTCGAGGTAAATGCGGTAGCCCACGTTTTTGAGGAACTGGTGCTTCACCTGGACGTGGGTGTTCTTCTGGGGGTCCTTGACGTTCCAGAAGTTGAGGGACCCCCGGAAATACCGAAGGGGTTCCAGAATCCGCAGGGCCACCCGGTTTCCCGCGAGGTGGTCCCAATAGAGCGCCTGCTCTCCCCGGGCGGAAGCGCCCGAGTCGATCCCCAGGATCGCGGCGACGAGCCCCCCCAGAGCCGTGGGGGGAGGCAGGGGAAAGGAGACGGAGGAGGTGGTGGTGTACCCTTTGCGGAACAGGGCAAGCCCGCCCCGCACCTCGAAGACGGCGGCCATGACGGATCACCTCGTTTCTTCGGTATAACGTTCCTTCAAGGTGTCCGTCCCATCCCAGCCGGTCAGGGCGATGGCATCATCCCGCAGAACCTTCACCGAGGCCACCTGGGAGTTGAGGGATTCCAGGCGTTTCCCGATTTCCCCCATGTCCAGGGCAAGTCCGTCCAGGGAGCGCAGGTTCCGCTGTTCGTCCTCGGAGAGGAGGCCTCCTTGACGGTGCACCAGCCGGACTTTTTCATCCAGGGAACCGATGGCCCCGTCGAAGCCATCGCGGTAGCGGATCTCCAGGAGCAACCGGGGGCGGTGTTCCATCTTGCTGCGGGTGATGAGATTGGCGGTGCCCTTCCAGAGTCCTTCCGTCAGGGCGTTCAGGTCTTCCTCGGTGGCGCCGGTTTCCCGGGAGGGGTACTGGTTGGCGATGCCGTAGACCCCCAGCAGGCAGAAGGGAACCCGGTACTCGTTGCGGAAGGAACGCTGTGCGCTTTCCTCTTTGGTGGCGAAGGCTGCCGTCCCCTGTGCCATCTCCACCTTGGCCCGGTGAAGAGACCGGCCCCACTTGAACTGTACCGGTCCGGTCCAGGAGAAGGCCTCTTTGCCCAAAGCGAAGGTCACGCCGAAGAGGCGCGTGTCGATGCACTGTTCCAGAAGGTCCTTGCCCTGTGGGGAGTTGAAGGTCATTCGAAGGGCCTCCACTCGTTCCTTGAGGGTGTTCTTCTCCCCGTCCACGAAGACGATTTTCCCCTCCCGAATCCACTGATCCCGCACGGTACGCTTGACCCGCACATCGGAGACCAGGATCTGCTCCGTGTCTTCGTCGTAGCGGGGGTGGTTCGCGTTGAGGGGATCTCCGTTGGGGTTTGCGTCCTTCACAGTGTAGGCGAAATAAAGCTCCCTGCGTCCCGTAAACGCCATGGTTTCTCATTCCTCCTTGTGGTGGTTGTTTGCTGCTCTCGGTATTTTCGGTTCGGATCTCAAGGGATTCTGCTCAGCCGTTTAAGCGTTCTCCCCGTTTTCTTCCTCCCCTTCCGTATTCGTAGGGGTTTCCTCTCCCGGAGACATTGCATCGGCTGTTTCTTCCTGAGGTGCCGTTTTGCCGAAGCATCGCCAAAAGTAACCCGTTGCCGAGAGGAAGCCGGCGGCGAAGGCGAAGTTCCCTTCTTCCCCCAGCTCCTTGGGGGTTCCCTCCAGGAGGAGACGGGTTACCTCTCCCGCCAGGGATTGGATGGCTCCCGCATGGGGTACTCGGTACTGGTGAACCAGGCCGGGTAACCGTCCCAATTGTCCTTGAAGATCCCTTCGGCGAAGTCGGCCGAAGTTGAGTTGTTTGAAGAGGGGTGCCGATCCCAGATCTCCGCCTTTGCCCACCTGTTCGCGGGCGAAGACCCCCAGAACCACTCCAGCGAGAAACACCCCCTGTCCGAAGGGTTCCTGCAGGTAGGGATCGGCGAAACCCTTCAGCATCTCCTCCATTGCTTCTCTTACGTGTTTACGGGGTGTCGTCTTCAGAACATCTGCCGTCTCCTCGGGGCGCATCGTTTCGTCCTGCACGTCGATTTCCTCCTCTCCATGGTTGCCGCGTTGTCCGAAGTGCTCCTGGTTCACCCGGGCAAGAAAATCCACCAACCGCTCTGCCCTGCGGACGGGAGGAATTTTATCCTTCATCGGTTTGTTGGGGTCCTTCAGCAGCCCCGGGAGACGGGCGCAGACGATCCCTTTGATCAGCCCCAGGTCCACTGGCTCGTCCTGGAGGAGCTTGCCCGTCACCGCCAGGGCCAGATCCCGCATCGCCGTCTGATCCTGCTTGCTCTTTCCCGCGAAAGAACCCAGAACGCCGAAGACGAAGCGCATGCCTGCGGAAAGACTTTGTTTCTCTTCGGGGGACATCGTTGCGCTGGGGCGTTGCGTTTCTGGGAACATGCGGCAGGATCGTCTCCAGGCATGGAGCAGTTGGGTCAGGCGCAGGGGGGGGACGTCTTCCGCCATCAGGTGGATGCGTTCCTGTGCCTGGATCTGTTCCCAGAAAAGGAAGTGGTACACCAAAACATCATCCTGATCCAGAAGGGCCTCGAAAAGCCCCGGAGCGTTGGTCAGGCCGGTATTGAGAAAGTCCTTCGTTTTGCGCTCAAGGGGACGACGTCCCATGGAGGGGCCGCTACCGAAGAGTTCCGGGATTACGGTGAGATGCAAGGGATAGGCCATGCGGTCCTCCCGGAAAAGGGTATCCCCGTGATCTTTGCCCCGGCTCAACCAGCGGAGGCATTCTCGGCACAGAGGAAAGACCTTCTCCGGGGTTCCCGGCATGTTGCGGATTCCCGGCAGAAAACTTTCCTTGTCGAAGGTGGCGAAGGCGAAGACCTGGTTCAGGTTGACCGCGTGTTTCTCCTCTTGGCCGCAAAGGGAACACCGCGCTTCTTTGCCCTTGGAGAGAACCACCCCCAGCTTGGCCCAGAAATAATCGGAGAAGAGCGCGTTTACGGGAGTATCGCCCGGGTAAAGGAATCGCTCTCCCGATCGGATACCGAAGACCAGGAGGAAGGAAGCGGTCTTCTTGTCCCGTTTGGCCGCATCCAAGGCATCCTTGCCCAACAGGGCCAGCTCGTCCCGGTGTTGCCGGAGTCCTGTCAGGATGCGCGGGATGCTTCCCGACTGAAAAACCTGAAACGTTCCTTCCGAAGCTGAAGATTCGGTAGGGGTGGTAAGGGGTGTCTCGAATTCCTTGAGAACCTTCGTTTCCAGTTTCTTCAGATAGGCTTCGTCGAAGTTCAGCTCTTTCTTCTGCATCCGCACCACCGAGGAGTAGCAGTAGGAGAAGTTCGACCCCTCCGTGTCTCGATATAGATAACGGGATTTGTTGCGGGGATCCACATCCGCCAACGTCACCCTGTGGACCCCCAGAACGTTCAGGGGGCGTGCGGCGGGGTCCTCCACGTCCAGCCAAATCTGGATTTCCGTGCCCTCAGCCATGGGCATCTTGGTGGCGCACTCTAGTTCGTCTCCGCCCAGGGCCTTTCCGATGTCCAGAAGCGCATTCAGCATTCCCATGGTCGATTCCTCCTTGTATCAGGCAATCAACAGGTCCACGAATGCACGGGTCAGGCGTTCACCTCCTCCGCAAGCTCCACGCAACCCCAGCCGCTGGAGTTCTTGGCCCCCAGACCCGCGTCCAGGGCCAGCTGCAGCAGTTCCGTCGGGCCCTCCAAAAGAAACGTGCCCTCCCATCCCTTGATGAGGAAGGTGTCTCGGGGAGAGAACCGACCTGTGACACGGTGTACCTTCCCGGCGGGGCGGAAACGCAGGGGGACCGAAACGTCGAGGGGGAAAGGTGTTTGGGGGGATGGGGTTTCTTCTTCTCCTGAGAGGGGGAGAGTCAAAGGGAAGGAGGCGCCGCGCAGGGCGGCGTGCTTCTTCCGGAGGTTGGCGGTGATCTGCTCCGCGAAGGTGGTTTCTTGGGGTTCGTAGTACACCGCGTAGGGTTGCCCGTCTTGTTTTTTTAATGTTGAATAACAAGTAATGGGGGAGCAGGTGTGCAGGCGAAGGCGGGTTCCCGTCGTCTTGGGGGCCGCCACCTCCACCCCAGAGCAGACCAGATCATTGTTTCCCAGGCGGAGGGATCTGCCTGCAAGAAGCCCCTGGGCACAGTCTTCCAGGATGTCCAGGACGGGAGAGGACAGGATGAAAGAAAGGGGAGGATCGAAGAGCAGGATGTCCTTCCCCATGCTGCGGGGAGGTCGGGGGCTGCGGAGGGTGGAAAAGACGAAGAGTCGAAAGGACCGCTTCTCGTAGAGGAACCCCGGGCCATGCAGGAAATCCGCGAGCTCCTCGGAAAGCAACCCGTACACGGCGGATTGGAGGAAATGATGGTAAGCCCTGGGGAGGCGGACTTCGAGACCGCTTCGGGGGATGAGATGGATGCTCAGTCGCATGAGCGCCGTCCAGAGCGCCGTTCTATTGCGTTCATTTTTAAGTACCCCCTATAGACTGCTTGATATTATATTATTCTTCGTGATCTTGTTGCGCAAGTAGGACAAAGGGCTCAGTTTTTCCCTTTGCGTTTATCCAAAGTTTTTCTAAATTTCTCGGGCCTTCTCCCCCCTCCTTGCCCCTTCGCCTTCCACGGGGCACAATGGGCCGGTGGCCCGGGCGACGCCCGGGCGGGATCATCTCGACGGAGGGGAGACGTCCATGGCCGAGAAGTTTTCCTTTGCCCGAAACAGCAGCGACCTGAGCACCGACCAGGGGTTCCAGTTCGAGTTCGTTTGCGACCGGTGCGGCACCGCCGTGCGCTCGTCCTTCCAGACCAGCGCCCTGGGGATGGCTTCGGGGGTGCTGGACGCGGCGTCCAGTCTCTTGGGGGGGCTTTTCTCCAGCGCCGCGGACGTGGGAGACCGGGTGCGCTCCGCCGCCTGGAAGCGGGCCCACGACGCGGCCTTTCAGGAGGCCTGTCGCGAGGTGCAGGGGGAGTTCGTCCAGTGCCCCCGCTGCCAGGCCTGGGTCTGCCGCTCCGGCTGCTGGAACGAGCGGAAGGGGCTGTGCAAGAGCTGCGCCCCCGATCTGGGGGTGGAGATGGCGGCGGCCCAGTCCAGCAAGGCGGTGGAGGAGGTCTGGGCCCACGCCCAGATGGCGGAGGAGGACAAGCACCTCTCCGAGGAGGAGTGGCGGGAGGGCATCCGCGCCACCTGTCCGTCCTGCGGGGCGGCCCTGCCCCGGAAGGTGAGGTTCTGCCCCCAGTGCGGAGGCAAGATCTCCCAGGCCCGACACTGCACCCAGTGCGGCGGCAAGCTGGACCCGGCGGACCGGTTCTGTCCGTCCTGCGGAGCCGTGGCCCAGACGCCGGAGGCCTAGCCCCGGCCCATCCCTTTTGTTGAAGAGGAGGAAACCCACCATGAGACTGCTGCTTCCCTTTCTTGCCCTGACCTTCTTTCTGCTGCCTCTTGGGGCGGAGGCGGATGCCAAGCCTAACCCCACCGCCACCTTCGAGACCTCCCTGGGGAAGTTCACCGTGGAGCTTTTCGCCGACAAGGCCCCCAAGACGGCGAAGAACTTCGAGACCCTGGCGAAGAAGGGCTTCTACGACGGGGTGATCTTCCACCGGGTCATCGACAAGTTCATGATCCAGGGCGGGGACCCTACGGGCACGGGCACCGGCGGCCCGGGGTACACCATCCCCGACGAGTTCGGCCCCGGGCTGAAGCACGACGCCCCGGGGATCCTCTCCATGGCCAACGCGGGTCCCAACACCGGGGGCTCCCAATTTTTCATCACCCTGGTGCCCACTCCCTGGCTGGACGGGCACCACGCCATCTTCGGCAAGGTGGTCTCGGGGATGGACGTGGTGAAGAAGATCGGCAAAACGAAGACCGACGGCTCCGACCGTCCCGTCACCCCCGTGACCATCAAGAAGGTCGTGGTGAAGTAGATTCCAGGCAGATAATCTATTGACGGAATAGCTTACATCAAGGAGATTTGTGGGGTCCCGTCTCGGCGGGGCCCCATTCTTTTTTTGCGAAGGAGGCGTTTCCATGGAGTACCACGTGGAGGTCCGTGCGCAGGACCCGGTCCGGGTGGCCCGGTCCCGGTTCGTCACCAGCATGGCGGAGGTCTGTCAGGACATGGGCCGGGGCTACCGGGAGCTGTGGCAGAGCCTGGAGCGGGGGAAGGTGCAGGTGACGGGGGACTACGCCCTGGCGGTGTACCCGGATCCGGCCTTCGACCCCCACCGGTTCACCGTGGAGGTGGCCTTCGAGGTGGGGCCCGACGCGACGGCGGGGGAGGGGTTCGAGGTGGCGGAGCTTCCCGGGGGGCTCTTCGCGGTGCTGCTCCACGTGGGGCCCTACGAATCCCTCGGGGGAGCCTACGAGGCGATCCTGGGCTGGGTGCCCGCCCAGGGCTACCGGTTCGCTGGCCCCATGCGGGACAAGTACCTGAACGACCCGGATCGGGTGCCTCCCGAGGAGCTGCGAACGGAGATCCAGGTTCCGGTGGAACGAGCGTAAGGGCAGGCGGGCGGGGCTTTCAGGCTCCGCCCGCCTGCGTCATCAGACCGTCTCGTCCTTGAAGGACCGGACGGTCCGCAGGGGGAGGAAGCATAGGAACAGAAGGCCGATGAGCACCCCGTAGGAGAGCAGGAATCCTCCGGGATGGTACAGCCCCGGCCTTGCCCCGGGCAGAAGCCCCAGGACGGCCCCGGTGCCCCACTGGCACAGGATCACCGAGACGAAGACCGTCAGGTTCGCCGTCCCCAGGAGGGAGCCGATGCGCTCCCGTCCCACCAGGTCGTTCAGGGCGGCGTTGCAGAGGATCACCGCCACGCCGGTGGTCACGCCGATGAGCCCCCCCGCGACCCCGGAGACCCACAGGGGCAGGCGCAGGGCCATGCAGGCCCAGAAGAGCACCCAGGTGCCCCCCACGGCGGCGCAGGTGCGGGCGAAGACCCCCACCCGTCCGCCCCCTCGGGCAGCCACCCGGCCCCCCCACAGGGTCCCCGCCATCATGCCCACCCCCAGGAGGGTGGCCCAGAAGCGGGCCTGGGCGGGGGAACAGCCGTAGGCGGTCTCGAACCAGGCCACACCCCAGAGGCCCTGGAGGGAGAGCAGTGCCCCCACCAGGGAAGCCCAGATGAGGGTGGCCACCCGGATGCTCCGGGATCGGGCCAGGATCCGGAAGCCCAGGGTGAGCCCCTCCAGGAGGGGGACCGGGGCGGAGGCGTCCTGCCTCTGGTGGTGCAGCACCACCGGGTCGTCCCGGCGTGTCAGGAAGAAGAAGCCCCCCAGGGCCAGGCTCACCAGGGTGAGGGCGGCGAACACGGGCCCCCGTCCCCAGGCGTCCAGGGCGGTCCCCAGGGGGGCCACGGAGACCACCGCCCCCAGATTGCCCACCGCTACGGTGATGCCCGTGAAGGCGGCGTAGCGCTCCCGGGGGAGGGCGTTGGCCTGGTGCACCAGGACCCCGGAGAAGATGGGCGCCACCCCCAGTCCCGTGAGGAGCCGGGCGGTGCCCAGGAGGAAGGGGGTGTCCGCCACCAGGAAGAGCCCCACTCCCAGGGCGCAGATGCCCATGCCGATCCCTCCCACCTTCAGGGGGCCGAACCGGTCGTTCAGGGCGCCGCACAGGGGCTGCACCGCCCCGTAGGTGTAGAAGAAGAGGCTGGAGATGAAGCCCGTGGCGGCGGCGGTCATGCCCAGCTCCACCGCCAGGCGGGGCAGCAGCACCGCCGCGGAGATGCGGAAGAAGTTGGAGAAGAAGTAGGCCGTCACCAGGAGGCCGTAGAGGATCAGGGGGACGTGGGGGGCGAAGGGACGCAGCAGGGGGCTTCGGGGCGGGGCGGAGGTGTCCAGGGCCGGTTCGCTCATGGGATCCATCCTTTCACACGAAGAGGGCCAGGGCTTCCGGGGGGGAAGCACTGGCCCAGAAAGGAGCTTCGGGAGGGACGCCTAGTCCCAGTTGGTGATGTCCTTGTTTTTGTCCTCCCCGCCCTCCTGGC
The sequence above is drawn from the Aminomonas paucivorans DSM 12260 genome and encodes:
- the cas5b gene encoding type I-B CRISPR-associated protein Cas5b, translated to MAAVFEVRGGLALFRKGYTTTSSVSFPLPPPTALGGLVAAILGIDSGASARGEQALYWDHLAGNRVALRILEPLRYFRGSLNFWNVKDPQKNTHVQVKHQFLKNVGYRIYLEGPLEEPLEEILSRGGFRYTPYLGVAYALGDLRWIGRWPKEDLPTGPVQVSSVVPEAEDLVFDVLASGGAFREILPYRMTRERGLADSLSVYFSPHPDQALVLKERGKADVARCGSDIVAFFPPW
- the cas3 gene encoding CRISPR-associated helicase Cas3'; its protein translation is MLLSLLVTADRMDALGVRSLESLPLAPTTIPLPEPRRELDQWRRETHRDCLEQATQTFKGPGIYSLSLPTGAGKTRIGLDIALAYAQRIGAANLVYALPFIAIVEQNAAVARGLYGPEAVQEDHSLLETKRPRQDRKVDSEDEGSPLRRMLSSFRYWNAPVTVTTFAHLWEALFDRRANGAMDFHRLAHAVVILDEVQSIPPQLWGDFGKVMELLVEKQHTTFLLLTATQPRIVPGAVELAPKHRHTLPALRHRYRVFGGKRSIEDLPHLLEGFLDDPASSGLVVCNTKKSALAAYDLIRSLEEHRAPAEKDGKPQKRKVLFLSRWMTPAHRALTLRILRRMERAGTPRLLVATQVVEAGVDLDFHWVFRDLGPLDSIVQVAGRCNRHARPDFVGTVLIAELENDRGKSFSSFVYSPILLGHSRHFLGGNQTTLSDQRFDEPEMPERVQHYFDGVAENIKQGDLWSGIQEGTWDCLPDLYEERRQEDLVTVYVERNGRPRQDLTELETLDKGLETLDRRRYLARRLRQWAIQVSREELRRWETALGSNFWGETPTLLETLSEDAVLLPRSECRTWATWEEERAHPYGRAGFRVAETRRDEDWPDL
- a CDS encoding GyrI-like domain-containing protein, translating into MEYHVEVRAQDPVRVARSRFVTSMAEVCQDMGRGYRELWQSLERGKVQVTGDYALAVYPDPAFDPHRFTVEVAFEVGPDATAGEGFEVAELPGGLFAVLLHVGPYESLGGAYEAILGWVPAQGYRFAGPMRDKYLNDPDRVPPEELRTEIQVPVERA
- a CDS encoding zinc ribbon domain-containing protein, whose translation is MAEKFSFARNSSDLSTDQGFQFEFVCDRCGTAVRSSFQTSALGMASGVLDAASSLLGGLFSSAADVGDRVRSAAWKRAHDAAFQEACREVQGEFVQCPRCQAWVCRSGCWNERKGLCKSCAPDLGVEMAAAQSSKAVEEVWAHAQMAEEDKHLSEEEWREGIRATCPSCGAALPRKVRFCPQCGGKISQARHCTQCGGKLDPADRFCPSCGAVAQTPEA
- a CDS encoding TM1802 family CRISPR-associated protein gives rise to the protein MGMLNALLDIGKALGGDELECATKMPMAEGTEIQIWLDVEDPAARPLNVLGVHRVTLADVDPRNKSRYLYRDTEGSNFSYCYSSVVRMQKKELNFDEAYLKKLETKVLKEFETPLTTPTESSASEGTFQVFQSGSIPRILTGLRQHRDELALLGKDALDAAKRDKKTASFLLVFGIRSGERFLYPGDTPVNALFSDYFWAKLGVVLSKGKEARCSLCGQEEKHAVNLNQVFAFATFDKESFLPGIRNMPGTPEKVFPLCRECLRWLSRGKDHGDTLFREDRMAYPLHLTVIPELFGSGPSMGRRPLERKTKDFLNTGLTNAPGLFEALLDQDDVLVYHFLFWEQIQAQERIHLMAEDVPPLRLTQLLHAWRRSCRMFPETQRPSATMSPEEKQSLSAGMRFVFGVLGSFAGKSKQDQTAMRDLALAVTGKLLQDEPVDLGLIKGIVCARLPGLLKDPNKPMKDKIPPVRRAERLVDFLARVNQEHFGQRGNHGEEEIDVQDETMRPEETADVLKTTPRKHVREAMEEMLKGFADPYLQEPFGQGVFLAGVVLGVFAREQVGKGGDLGSAPLFKQLNFGRLRRRDLQGQLGRLPGLVHQYRVPHAGAIQSLAGEVTRLLLEGTPKELGEEGNFAFAAGFLSATGYFWRCFGKTAPQEETADAMSPGEETPTNTEGEEENGENA
- the cas4 gene encoding CRISPR-associated protein Cas4, with amino-acid sequence MTTLVSYSEPPRIGGTLVWYAAICSRQVWLMARGVEPDRRDELLRLGRLNDRETYVRDRHDIVFGDNRFDILREEGGALVVAEVKKSSRSLDAARLQLGHYLYELEKQGQHAKGLLLFPKERRREEVLLDDPLRRRLDELYTAIAAIAEVQDPPPRKRCSYCRSCAYAEWCWS
- a CDS encoding CRISPR-associated endoribonuclease Cas6, with protein sequence MRLSIHLIPRSGLEVRLPRAYHHFLQSAVYGLLSEELADFLHGPGFLYEKRSFRLFVFSTLRSPRPPRSMGKDILLFDPPLSFILSSPVLDILEDCAQGLLAGRSLRLGNNDLVCSGVEVAAPKTTGTRLRLHTCSPITCYSTLKKQDGQPYAVYYEPQETTFAEQITANLRKKHAALRGASFPLTLPLSGEEETPSPQTPFPLDVSVPLRFRPAGKVHRVTGRFSPRDTFLIKGWEGTFLLEGPTELLQLALDAGLGAKNSSGWGCVELAEEVNA
- a CDS encoding peptidylprolyl isomerase, yielding MRLLLPFLALTFFLLPLGAEADAKPNPTATFETSLGKFTVELFADKAPKTAKNFETLAKKGFYDGVIFHRVIDKFMIQGGDPTGTGTGGPGYTIPDEFGPGLKHDAPGILSMANAGPNTGGSQFFITLVPTPWLDGHHAIFGKVVSGMDVVKKIGKTKTDGSDRPVTPVTIKKVVVK
- a CDS encoding MFS transporter translates to MSEPALDTSAPPRSPLLRPFAPHVPLILYGLLVTAYFFSNFFRISAAVLLPRLAVELGMTAAATGFISSLFFYTYGAVQPLCGALNDRFGPLKVGGIGMGICALGVGLFLVADTPFLLGTARLLTGLGVAPIFSGVLVHQANALPRERYAAFTGITVAVGNLGAVVSVAPLGTALDAWGRGPVFAALTLVSLALGGFFFLTRRDDPVVLHHQRQDASAPVPLLEGLTLGFRILARSRSIRVATLIWASLVGALLSLQGLWGVAWFETAYGCSPAQARFWATLLGVGMMAGTLWGGRVAARGGGRVGVFARTCAAVGGTWVLFWACMALRLPLWVSGVAGGLIGVTTGVAVILCNAALNDLVGRERIGSLLGTANLTVFVSVILCQWGTGAVLGLLPGARPGLYHPGGFLLSYGVLIGLLFLCFLPLRTVRSFKDETV
- the cas7b gene encoding type I-B CRISPR-associated protein Cas7/Csh2 — encoded protein: MAFTGRRELYFAYTVKDANPNGDPLNANHPRYDEDTEQILVSDVRVKRTVRDQWIREGKIVFVDGEKNTLKERVEALRMTFNSPQGKDLLEQCIDTRLFGVTFALGKEAFSWTGPVQFKWGRSLHRAKVEMAQGTAAFATKEESAQRSFRNEYRVPFCLLGVYGIANQYPSRETGATEEDLNALTEGLWKGTANLITRSKMEHRPRLLLEIRYRDGFDGAIGSLDEKVRLVHRQGGLLSEDEQRNLRSLDGLALDMGEIGKRLESLNSQVASVKVLRDDAIALTGWDGTDTLKERYTEETR